The following are from one region of the Melaminivora suipulveris genome:
- a CDS encoding 2-hydroxymuconate tautomerase, with protein MPFAQIYMLEGRTEEQKKAVIEKVTQALVDAVGTPVANVRVWIHDVPKENWGISGVSAKELGR; from the coding sequence ATGCCATTTGCCCAGATCTACATGCTCGAAGGCCGCACCGAGGAGCAAAAAAAAGCCGTGATCGAGAAGGTCACCCAGGCCTTAGTCGACGCCGTCGGCACCCCCGTGGCCAATGTGCGCGTGTGGATCCACGACGTGCCCAAGGAGAATTGGGGCATCTCCGGGGTCAGCGCCAAGGAACTGGGGCGCTGA
- a CDS encoding MBL fold metallo-hydrolase, with the protein MLQYQTIPVTPFQQNCSLVWCDQTMDAAVIDPGGDLDVLLAAVKKLGLNLKAIWLTHAHIDHAGGTGELAERLQLPIIGPHEGDQFWIDGLPQQSAMFGFPPAKAFTPTRWLHDGDTVSIGNEALNVRHCPGHTPGHVVFHAPQAKRAFVGDVLFAGSIGRTDFPQGNHQQLIDSITQRLWPMGDDTVFIPGHGPESTFGQERRSNPFVGGT; encoded by the coding sequence ATGCTGCAGTACCAGACCATCCCTGTGACGCCCTTCCAACAAAACTGCTCGCTGGTGTGGTGCGACCAGACCATGGACGCCGCCGTCATCGATCCGGGCGGCGACCTGGACGTGCTGCTGGCGGCAGTGAAAAAGCTGGGCCTGAATCTCAAGGCCATCTGGCTGACGCACGCCCACATCGACCACGCTGGCGGCACCGGCGAGCTGGCTGAACGGCTGCAACTGCCCATCATCGGGCCACACGAGGGCGACCAGTTCTGGATCGACGGCCTGCCGCAGCAAAGCGCCATGTTCGGCTTTCCGCCGGCCAAGGCCTTCACGCCCACGCGCTGGCTGCACGACGGCGACACCGTGAGCATCGGCAACGAGGCCCTGAATGTGCGCCATTGCCCCGGCCACACGCCTGGCCATGTGGTCTTCCATGCACCGCAAGCCAAACGCGCGTTTGTGGGCGATGTGCTGTTCGCCGGCAGCATCGGCCGTACGGATTTTCCGCAGGGCAACCACCAGCAGCTGATCGACAGCATCACCCAGCGCCTGTGGCCCATGGGGGACGACACAGTGTTCATCCCCGGTCACGGGCCAGAGAGCACTTTCGGGCAAGAGCGGCGCAGCAACCCGTTCGTAGGCGGAACCTGA
- a CDS encoding exodeoxyribonuclease III: protein MFKLTSLNLNGIRSATSKGLEAWLSQQRPDCICVQELKAQAPDVAGRFEQLAGLTGHFHYAAKKGYSGVGIYARHEPSDVRVGYGCNEFDPEGRYVELRFDTPARKLSIISAYFPSGSSGDERQQAKFRFLENFHPHLMRLKAEREFILCGDINIAHQQADLKNWRSNQKNSGFLPEERGWMTNLLHPTAATGGLVDVYRHLKPDTTDECYTWWSNRGQAYANNVGWRLDYHLATPALAHLARTDHIYKDEKFSDHAPITVGYDFSL from the coding sequence CTGTTCAAACTCACCAGCCTCAACCTCAACGGCATCCGTTCCGCCACCTCCAAGGGCCTGGAGGCGTGGCTGAGCCAGCAGCGGCCGGATTGTATTTGCGTGCAGGAGCTCAAGGCGCAGGCGCCGGACGTGGCCGGGCGCTTCGAGCAGCTCGCCGGCCTGACCGGGCACTTTCACTACGCCGCCAAGAAGGGCTACTCGGGCGTGGGCATCTACGCCCGCCACGAGCCCAGCGACGTGCGCGTGGGCTATGGCTGCAACGAGTTCGACCCCGAGGGCCGTTATGTGGAGCTGCGTTTCGACACGCCGGCGCGCAAGCTGTCCATCATCAGTGCCTACTTTCCCAGCGGCTCATCGGGCGATGAGCGCCAGCAGGCGAAATTCCGCTTTCTGGAAAATTTTCACCCGCACCTGATGCGCCTGAAGGCCGAGCGCGAGTTCATCCTGTGCGGCGACATCAACATCGCGCACCAACAGGCCGACCTGAAGAACTGGCGCAGCAACCAGAAAAACAGCGGCTTCCTGCCCGAGGAGCGCGGCTGGATGACAAACTTGTTGCACCCGACTGCGGCCACTGGCGGTCTGGTGGACGTGTACCGGCACCTGAAGCCCGACACCACCGACGAGTGCTACACCTGGTGGAGCAATCGCGGCCAGGCCTACGCCAACAACGTGGGCTGGCGGCTGGACTACCACCTGGCCACGCCGGCACTGGCGCATCTGGCGCGCACCGATCACATCTACAAGGACGAGAAATTCAGCGACCACGCGCCCATCACCGTGGGCTACGATTTTTCGCTATGA
- the gatC gene encoding Asp-tRNA(Asn)/Glu-tRNA(Gln) amidotransferase subunit GatC produces the protein MALTPQDIGRIAHLARLELDSAQSERMLTTINDFFAIVEKMQAVDTTGVAPLAHPLAAVRPVALRLQDDVASEPDRREACQANAPAVEHGLFLVPRVIE, from the coding sequence ATGGCACTGACTCCCCAGGACATCGGCCGCATCGCCCATCTGGCACGGCTGGAGCTCGATTCCGCGCAGAGCGAGCGCATGCTCACCACCATCAACGATTTCTTCGCCATCGTCGAGAAGATGCAGGCCGTGGACACTACCGGCGTCGCGCCCCTGGCGCATCCGCTGGCCGCCGTGCGTCCGGTGGCGCTGCGCCTGCAGGATGACGTGGCCAGCGAACCCGACCGGCGCGAGGCCTGCCAGGCCAATGCACCGGCGGTCGAGCACGGCCTGTTCCTGGTGCCGCGGGTCATCGAGTGA
- a CDS encoding rod shape-determining protein produces the protein MFGSLRRYFSTDLAIDLGTANTLIFARDKGIVLDEPSVVAIRHEGGPHGKKVIQAVGSEAKAMLGKVPGNIEAIRPMKDGVIADFVITEQMIKQFIKMVHPRSVLTPSPRIIICVPCGSTQVERRAIKDAAEAAGATAVYLIEEPMAAGIGAGLPVSEASGSMVVDIGGGTTEVGVISLGGMVYKGSVRVGGDKFDESIINYIRRNYGMLIGEPTAEAIKKHIGSAFPGSEVKEMEVRGRNLSEGVPRSFTISSNEVLEALTEPLNQIVSAVKNALEQTPPELGADIAERGMMLTGGGALLRDLDRLLAEETGLPVLVAEEPLTCVVRGCGMALERMERQGSIFTSD, from the coding sequence ATGTTCGGATCATTGCGTCGGTACTTCTCCACTGACCTGGCCATCGACCTTGGCACCGCCAACACCCTGATTTTTGCGCGCGACAAGGGCATCGTGCTGGACGAGCCTTCGGTGGTCGCCATCCGCCATGAGGGCGGCCCGCACGGCAAGAAAGTCATCCAGGCGGTGGGCAGCGAGGCCAAGGCCATGCTGGGCAAGGTGCCGGGCAACATCGAGGCCATCCGGCCGATGAAGGACGGCGTGATCGCCGACTTCGTCATCACCGAGCAGATGATCAAGCAGTTCATCAAGATGGTGCATCCGCGCTCGGTGCTGACCCCCAGCCCGCGCATCATCATCTGCGTGCCCTGCGGCTCCACACAGGTCGAGCGCCGCGCCATCAAGGACGCGGCCGAAGCGGCCGGCGCCACCGCCGTCTACCTGATCGAGGAACCCATGGCCGCCGGCATCGGCGCGGGGCTGCCGGTGTCCGAGGCGTCGGGCTCGATGGTCGTGGACATCGGCGGCGGCACGACGGAAGTCGGCGTGATCTCGCTGGGCGGCATGGTCTACAAGGGCAGCGTGCGCGTGGGCGGCGACAAGTTCGACGAGTCCATCATCAACTACATCCGCCGCAACTACGGCATGCTGATCGGCGAGCCCACGGCCGAGGCCATCAAGAAGCACATCGGCTCGGCCTTCCCCGGCAGCGAGGTCAAGGAGATGGAAGTGCGCGGCAGGAACCTCTCCGAAGGCGTGCCGCGCAGCTTCACCATCTCGTCCAACGAGGTGCTGGAAGCGCTGACCGAGCCGCTCAACCAGATCGTCTCCGCCGTCAAGAACGCGCTGGAGCAGACCCCGCCGGAGCTTGGCGCCGACATCGCCGAGCGCGGCATGATGCTCACCGGCGGCGGCGCGCTCCTGCGCGACCTGGACCGCCTGCTGGCCGAGGAGACCGGCCTGCCGGTGCTGGTCGCCGAGGAGCCGCTGACCTGCGTGGTGCGCGGCTGCGGCATGGCCCTGGAGCGCATGGAGCGCCAGGGCAGCATCTTCACCAGCGACTGA
- the gatA gene encoding Asp-tRNA(Asn)/Glu-tRNA(Gln) amidotransferase subunit GatA: protein MSTSSTQPHELGVAALARQLKRRETSAVELAQHFLARIRAQQDLAAFLTIDEDATLAQARAQDDALAAGNAGPLAGVPIAHKDVFVTQDFATTAASRMLAGYRSPFDATIVANLAQAGCVTLGKLSCDEFAMGGDNESAAIAAVGLDAPQPVRNPWDRARVPGGSSGGSAAAVAAGLAPGATASDTGGSIRQPAALCGITGIKPTYGRASRYGMIAYASSLDQAGVMARSAEDCALLLSHLCGPDIERDSTSVDMPAEDFSRQLTGSIDGLRIGVPREFFGDGLAGDVRAAIEGALKEYEKLGAKLVDISLPRTDLAVPVYYIISPAEASSNLARFDGVRYGHRAAQYADLLDMYKKSRSEAFGEEVKRRIMIGTYVLSEGYYDAYYLQAQRLRRMIADDFQQAFTQCDVIAGPVSPSVAWSIGAKTDPLATYLADIYTLPASLAGLPAMSVPAGFGSAGLPVGLQLIANHFGEARLLNAAHRLQQATDFHLRRPAAAS from the coding sequence ATGAGCACCTCTTCCACCCAACCGCACGAGCTGGGCGTGGCCGCGCTGGCCCGGCAGCTCAAGCGCCGCGAGACGAGCGCCGTGGAGCTGGCGCAGCACTTCCTGGCGCGCATCCGCGCGCAGCAGGACCTGGCGGCCTTTCTGACCATCGACGAGGACGCCACGCTGGCGCAGGCGCGCGCTCAGGACGACGCGCTCGCCGCGGGCAACGCCGGCCCGCTGGCGGGAGTGCCCATCGCGCACAAGGACGTGTTCGTCACGCAGGACTTTGCCACCACCGCCGCCAGCCGCATGCTGGCCGGCTACCGCTCACCGTTCGACGCGACCATCGTGGCCAATCTGGCGCAGGCCGGCTGCGTCACCTTGGGCAAGCTCAGCTGCGACGAATTCGCCATGGGTGGCGACAACGAGAGCGCCGCCATTGCCGCTGTCGGCCTGGACGCGCCCCAGCCGGTGCGCAACCCCTGGGACCGCGCGCGCGTACCCGGCGGCTCCTCGGGCGGCAGCGCCGCCGCCGTGGCCGCCGGCCTGGCGCCGGGCGCCACGGCCAGCGATACGGGCGGCTCGATCCGCCAGCCGGCTGCCCTGTGCGGCATCACCGGCATCAAGCCGACCTATGGCCGCGCCAGCCGCTACGGCATGATCGCCTACGCCTCCAGTCTGGACCAGGCCGGCGTCATGGCGCGCAGCGCCGAGGATTGCGCGCTGCTGCTGTCCCATCTGTGCGGCCCGGACATCGAGCGCGACTCGACCAGCGTCGACATGCCCGCGGAGGATTTCAGCCGCCAGCTGACAGGCAGCATCGACGGCCTGCGCATCGGTGTGCCGCGCGAGTTCTTCGGCGACGGCCTGGCGGGGGACGTGCGCGCCGCCATCGAGGGTGCACTCAAGGAATACGAAAAGCTCGGTGCCAAGCTGGTGGATATCTCGCTGCCGCGCACCGACCTGGCCGTGCCGGTCTACTACATCATCAGCCCCGCCGAGGCCAGCTCCAACCTGGCGCGCTTCGACGGCGTGCGCTACGGCCACCGCGCGGCGCAGTACGCTGACCTGCTGGACATGTACAAGAAGTCGCGCTCCGAGGCCTTCGGCGAGGAGGTCAAGCGGCGCATCATGATCGGCACCTATGTGCTGTCCGAGGGCTACTACGACGCCTACTACCTGCAGGCGCAGCGCCTGCGCCGCATGATCGCCGACGACTTCCAGCAGGCGTTCACGCAGTGCGACGTGATCGCCGGGCCGGTCTCGCCCAGCGTCGCCTGGTCCATCGGCGCCAAGACCGATCCGCTGGCCACGTATCTTGCCGATATCTACACCCTGCCCGCCTCGCTGGCCGGCCTGCCAGCCATGAGCGTGCCGGCGGGCTTTGGCAGCGCCGGCCTGCCGGTGGGGCTGCAGCTGATCGCCAACCACTTCGGCGAGGCGCGCCTGTTGAATGCCGCGCACCGCCTGCAGCAGGCCACGGACTTCCACCTGCGCCGCCCGGCCGCCGCCTCCTGA
- the mreD gene encoding rod shape-determining protein MreD: MIMPRGQPLLMPVRPAFIALSLLLALVLTMLPLGRVLWTPDWVLLLLVFWSLQQPQRLGLGVAFALGLVIDVQQSALLGQHAIVYALAVFAVQAAARRLLWFGALMQALQLAPVFFLAHALQVGLRLLAGGIAPDASVLIAPLLETLLWPLASWILLAPQRRPPDQDKSRPL; the protein is encoded by the coding sequence ATGATCATGCCGCGCGGCCAGCCGCTGCTGATGCCGGTGCGCCCGGCTTTCATCGCGCTCAGCCTGCTGCTGGCGCTGGTGCTGACCATGCTGCCACTGGGGCGCGTGCTGTGGACGCCCGACTGGGTGCTGCTGCTGCTGGTCTTCTGGAGCCTGCAGCAGCCCCAGCGCCTGGGCCTGGGCGTGGCCTTTGCGCTGGGCCTGGTGATCGATGTGCAGCAATCGGCACTGCTGGGCCAGCACGCCATCGTCTACGCCCTGGCGGTGTTCGCCGTGCAGGCGGCGGCGCGCCGGCTACTGTGGTTCGGCGCGCTGATGCAGGCGCTGCAGCTGGCGCCGGTGTTTTTCCTGGCGCACGCGCTGCAGGTGGGTTTGCGCCTGCTGGCCGGCGGCATAGCTCCGGATGCCAGCGTGCTGATCGCGCCGCTGCTGGAGACGCTGCTGTGGCCGCTGGCCAGCTGGATCCTGCTGGCGCCGCAACGCCGCCCGCCCGACCAGGACAAGAGCCGCCCGTTGTGA
- the mreC gene encoding rod shape-determining protein MreC — protein sequence MPPGTLERTAPSLFRHGPSPRARLVLYVALALFLMVADARFRITDPLRNAVATALYPLQWLALQPVQFASQGAAYFQELDAARSELDEARRAMAQMTLRASQNEQLLRENAQLRELLALRERLTAPARAAQVLYDAPDAYTRRVVIDQGQLAGVEAGSPVVDARGVLGQVTRVHAALSEVTLLIDRDQTIPVLNVRTGARSVAYGDPTGMQGGGMELRFTPGNADVQEGDLLTTSGIDGVYPPGLPVARVVRVERRADSTFARIWCQPLAQVHGARHVMVLAPVAAVLPERPQPAPAAHQSRVKSTPAAEADAQAAGGRRR from the coding sequence ATGCCACCGGGAACGCTTGAGCGCACCGCCCCTTCGCTGTTCCGCCACGGGCCCTCGCCGCGCGCGCGGCTGGTGCTGTACGTGGCGCTGGCGCTGTTTCTGATGGTGGCCGACGCGCGCTTTCGCATCACCGACCCGCTGCGCAACGCCGTGGCCACGGCGCTGTACCCGCTGCAGTGGCTGGCGTTGCAGCCGGTGCAGTTCGCCAGCCAGGGCGCGGCGTATTTTCAGGAACTGGACGCGGCGCGCTCGGAGCTCGACGAGGCCCGCCGGGCGATGGCGCAGATGACGCTGCGCGCCAGCCAGAACGAGCAACTGCTGCGCGAGAACGCCCAGCTGCGTGAACTGCTGGCGCTGCGCGAGCGCCTGACGGCGCCGGCGCGCGCCGCGCAGGTGCTCTACGACGCGCCCGACGCCTACACCCGCCGCGTCGTGATCGACCAGGGGCAGCTGGCTGGCGTGGAGGCCGGCTCGCCGGTGGTGGATGCGCGCGGCGTGCTCGGCCAGGTCACGCGCGTGCATGCGGCCTTGAGCGAAGTCACGCTGCTCATCGATCGCGACCAGACCATTCCCGTGCTGAACGTGCGCACCGGCGCGCGCAGCGTGGCCTATGGCGATCCCACCGGCATGCAGGGCGGCGGCATGGAGCTGCGCTTCACGCCCGGCAACGCCGACGTGCAGGAGGGCGACCTGCTCACCACCAGCGGCATCGACGGCGTCTACCCACCGGGGCTGCCGGTGGCGCGCGTGGTGCGCGTGGAGCGGCGCGCCGATTCAACCTTTGCGCGCATCTGGTGCCAGCCGCTGGCGCAGGTGCACGGCGCGCGCCACGTCATGGTGCTGGCGCCGGTGGCCGCCGTCCTGCCCGAGCGGCCGCAGCCGGCTCCCGCCGCACATCAGTCGCGCGTGAAATCCACGCCGGCCGCCGAGGCCGACGCGCAGGCGGCAGGAGGGCGCCGCCGATGA
- a CDS encoding DUF4124 domain-containing protein — MDRRGCLRGAGAAALCLLAVAPAATAQDTKGPKEIYTCVDKSGRRLTSDRPIAECIDREQRVLDATGTERRRIGPTLTEHERAAAEEKRRREAQERARVAEERRRDRALTARYPDEAAHAAERSVALAQIDQVIAVAHQRIIDLGRDRKALAAELEFYQGDLSKAPVRLQRLAQEIDEGVREQQRFITAQEQERRRIDQRFDAELAQLRQLWAAQRAAAERWTGPGTADK, encoded by the coding sequence CTGGATCGACGGGGTTGCCTGCGGGGCGCTGGCGCTGCCGCGCTGTGCCTGCTGGCCGTGGCGCCTGCCGCCACCGCGCAGGACACCAAGGGCCCCAAGGAAATCTACACCTGCGTGGACAAGAGCGGCCGGCGCTTGACCTCCGACCGTCCCATCGCCGAGTGCATCGACCGCGAGCAGCGCGTGCTGGACGCCACCGGCACCGAGCGCCGCCGCATCGGGCCCACTTTGACCGAGCACGAGCGCGCGGCGGCGGAGGAAAAGCGCCGCCGTGAAGCCCAGGAGCGCGCCCGCGTGGCCGAGGAGCGCCGCCGCGACCGCGCCCTGACCGCGCGCTATCCCGACGAGGCGGCCCACGCGGCCGAGCGCAGCGTGGCGCTGGCGCAGATCGACCAGGTCATCGCCGTCGCGCACCAGCGCATCATCGACCTGGGCCGCGACCGCAAGGCCTTGGCGGCCGAGCTGGAGTTCTACCAGGGCGACTTGAGCAAAGCGCCGGTACGGCTGCAGCGCCTGGCCCAGGAAATCGACGAGGGCGTGCGCGAACAGCAGCGCTTCATCACCGCGCAGGAGCAGGAGCGCCGGCGCATCGACCAGCGCTTCGACGCCGAGCTGGCGCAATTGCGCCAGCTGTGGGCAGCGCAACGCGCGGCAGCGGAGCGCTGGACGGGGCCGGGCACGGCAGACAAGTAG
- the gatB gene encoding Asp-tRNA(Asn)/Glu-tRNA(Gln) amidotransferase subunit GatB, with product MTAKLIQGYEVVIGFETHAQLATASKIFSRASTAFGAPPNTQASAIDLALPGTLPVMNKKAVEYAIKLGLALGSDIAHESVFARKNYFYPDLPHGYQISQFDKPVVQGGEVSFYLESGKGADASREKKTVRLVRAHLEADAGKSLHEDFIGMSGIDLNRAGTALLEIVTEPDMRSSEEAVAYARELHKLVTWIGICDGNMQEGSFRCDANVSVRKPGQPLGTRREIKNLNSFKSMQQAIDYEIRWQIEQIEDGHKIVQATVLFNPDTGETRAMRTKEDAADYRYFPDPDLPPLVIAAEWIDQVRAQMPELPRAMAARFVEQYGLPEYDATTLTQSQAMAAYFEDAAGACGQPKLASNWVMGEISRRLNAEEIGIEQARVGSQQLAALIARIHDGTISNNAARQVFDALWNGEGADAAARGEGRDVDALIEAKGLKQMQDTGALEAIVDEVIAANPGNVEQYRAGKDKAFNALVGQVMKASRGKANPQQVNALLKGRLD from the coding sequence ATGACAGCCAAACTCATCCAGGGCTACGAGGTCGTGATCGGCTTCGAGACGCACGCCCAGCTGGCCACCGCCAGCAAGATCTTCAGCCGCGCCAGCACCGCCTTCGGCGCGCCACCCAACACCCAGGCCAGCGCCATCGACCTGGCCCTGCCCGGCACGCTGCCGGTCATGAACAAGAAGGCCGTCGAGTACGCGATCAAGCTCGGTCTGGCGCTGGGCTCCGACATCGCGCACGAGAGCGTCTTCGCGCGCAAGAACTACTTCTACCCGGACCTGCCGCACGGCTACCAGATCAGCCAGTTCGACAAGCCCGTGGTGCAGGGCGGCGAGGTGTCGTTCTACCTGGAGTCCGGCAAGGGCGCCGATGCGTCGCGGGAGAAAAAGACCGTGCGCCTGGTACGCGCGCACCTGGAGGCCGACGCCGGCAAGTCGCTGCACGAGGACTTCATCGGCATGAGCGGCATCGACCTGAACCGCGCCGGCACGGCCCTGCTGGAGATCGTGACCGAGCCGGACATGCGCTCCAGCGAGGAAGCCGTGGCCTACGCGCGCGAGCTGCACAAGCTGGTGACCTGGATCGGCATCTGCGACGGCAACATGCAGGAGGGAAGTTTTCGCTGCGACGCCAACGTCTCGGTGCGCAAACCCGGCCAGCCGCTGGGCACGCGCCGCGAGATCAAGAACCTGAACTCGTTCAAGTCGATGCAGCAGGCCATTGATTACGAGATCCGCTGGCAGATCGAGCAGATCGAGGACGGCCACAAGATCGTGCAGGCCACCGTGCTGTTCAACCCCGACACGGGCGAGACGCGCGCCATGCGCACCAAGGAAGACGCGGCCGACTACCGCTACTTCCCCGACCCGGACCTGCCGCCGCTGGTCATCGCCGCCGAGTGGATAGACCAGGTGCGCGCCCAGATGCCCGAGCTGCCGCGCGCCATGGCCGCGCGCTTCGTCGAGCAATACGGCCTGCCCGAGTACGACGCCACCACGCTCACGCAAAGCCAGGCCATGGCCGCCTATTTCGAGGACGCGGCGGGCGCCTGTGGCCAGCCCAAGCTGGCGAGCAACTGGGTCATGGGCGAGATCTCGCGGCGACTCAACGCCGAGGAGATCGGTATCGAGCAGGCCAGGGTCGGCAGCCAGCAACTGGCCGCGCTGATCGCGCGCATCCATGACGGCACCATCAGCAACAACGCCGCGCGCCAGGTCTTTGACGCGCTGTGGAATGGGGAGGGCGCCGACGCGGCGGCGCGGGGCGAAGGCCGGGACGTCGATGCGTTGATCGAGGCCAAGGGGCTCAAGCAGATGCAGGACACCGGCGCGCTGGAGGCCATCGTCGATGAAGTCATCGCCGCCAACCCAGGCAATGTCGAGCAGTACCGCGCCGGCAAGGACAAGGCCTTCAACGCCCTGGTCGGCCAGGTCATGAAGGCCTCCAGGGGCAAGGCCAATCCGCAGCAGGTCAATGCGCTGCTCAAGGGCCGGCTGGACTGA
- the pyrE gene encoding orotate phosphoribosyltransferase: protein MLNQSAAAVGGPGKTQEEDAAGLAQEFVRFAVESGVLRFGEFKTKAGRMSPYFFNAGLFDDGAKLGRLAQFYARALVASGIQFDMVFGPAYKGIPLAATVAVELARLGRNVPFAYNRKEAKDHGEGGQLVGAPLAGRVLIIDDVMSAGTAARESIALIRAAGATPHAMAIALDRQEKATEAGRDVEHSAVQYVRDVLGLQVCAIATLADLLLYLSASGGDAQMHQHRDRVLAYRQRYGVNDGPGA from the coding sequence ATGCTGAATCAGAGCGCCGCCGCTGTGGGCGGGCCGGGTAAGACACAGGAAGAAGACGCGGCAGGCCTGGCGCAGGAGTTCGTGCGTTTTGCCGTCGAATCGGGCGTGTTGCGCTTTGGCGAGTTCAAGACCAAAGCCGGGCGCATGAGCCCGTATTTCTTCAATGCCGGGCTGTTTGACGACGGCGCCAAGCTGGGCCGGCTGGCGCAATTCTATGCACGCGCGCTGGTCGCCAGCGGCATCCAGTTCGACATGGTCTTCGGACCGGCCTACAAGGGTATTCCGCTGGCTGCCACGGTGGCCGTGGAGCTGGCGCGCCTGGGGCGCAACGTGCCGTTTGCCTACAACCGCAAGGAGGCCAAGGACCACGGCGAGGGCGGCCAGCTCGTCGGCGCGCCTTTGGCGGGGCGCGTGCTGATCATCGACGACGTGATGAGCGCCGGCACCGCGGCGCGCGAGTCCATCGCGCTGATCCGCGCCGCCGGCGCCACGCCGCACGCCATGGCCATCGCCCTGGACCGCCAGGAAAAGGCCACCGAGGCCGGCCGCGACGTGGAGCACAGCGCCGTGCAGTACGTGCGCGACGTGCTGGGCCTGCAGGTCTGCGCCATCGCCACCCTGGCAGACTTGTTGCTTTATCTTTCGGCCAGCGGCGGCGACGCGCAGATGCACCAGCATCGCGACCGCGTGCTGGCCTATCGCCAGCGCTATGGCGTGAACGACGGCCCCGGGGCATGA
- a CDS encoding Bug family tripartite tricarboxylate transporter substrate binding protein: MQRRQLLVAAAALTAGPAALSSVWAQDYPTKPVRLIVPFPPGGPTDIMGRTAAKAMGDRLGQQFVVENKAGAGGNIGTDAIAKAAPDGYTIGVTAISSLAISPHIYAKVPFSVEKDLQPISLVGTTPNVIVVNPSAPFTDLAGLIRYAKANPGKLLYATSGVGTGNHLAAELLQSRAGIELVHVPYKGSSQIIPDLLSGNVPMSMESSLMTTTQHIKTGKLRAIAVTSSKRALALPDVPTVAESGYPDFVVENWFGLVAPAGTPALIIDRLAQAWAAGTQTPEVQTAFQSIYANLRSNTPAQFAEFIRTENQRWGELARRLDIKI; encoded by the coding sequence ATGCAACGACGCCAACTCCTGGTGGCTGCAGCCGCGCTGACCGCAGGCCCAGCGGCCCTTTCCTCCGTCTGGGCGCAGGACTATCCGACCAAGCCGGTGCGCCTGATCGTGCCTTTCCCGCCTGGCGGGCCCACCGACATCATGGGCCGCACGGCCGCCAAGGCCATGGGCGACAGGCTGGGCCAGCAGTTCGTGGTGGAGAACAAGGCGGGAGCCGGCGGCAACATCGGCACCGATGCCATTGCCAAGGCCGCGCCGGATGGTTACACCATCGGCGTCACCGCCATTAGCAGCCTGGCGATTTCGCCTCACATCTACGCCAAGGTGCCATTCAGCGTTGAGAAAGACTTGCAGCCGATCTCGCTGGTGGGCACCACGCCGAACGTCATCGTCGTCAACCCGTCCGCGCCCTTCACCGATCTGGCGGGCCTGATCCGCTACGCCAAGGCCAACCCTGGCAAGCTGCTGTACGCCACCTCGGGCGTGGGCACCGGCAACCATCTGGCGGCCGAGCTGCTGCAGTCGCGCGCTGGTATCGAGCTTGTGCATGTGCCCTACAAGGGCTCCAGCCAGATCATTCCCGACCTGCTGTCCGGCAACGTGCCGATGAGCATGGAAAGCTCGCTGATGACCACCACGCAGCACATCAAGACGGGCAAGCTGCGCGCGATTGCCGTGACTTCGTCCAAGCGCGCCCTCGCGCTGCCCGACGTGCCCACGGTCGCCGAATCGGGTTACCCGGATTTCGTGGTGGAAAACTGGTTCGGCCTGGTGGCACCGGCCGGCACGCCTGCGCTCATCATCGACCGCTTGGCCCAGGCCTGGGCTGCCGGCACGCAGACGCCCGAGGTGCAGACTGCCTTCCAGTCCATCTACGCCAACCTGCGCAGCAATACGCCGGCGCAATTTGCCGAATTCATCCGCACGGAAAACCAGCGCTGGGGCGAGCTGGCACGCCGGCTGGACATCAAGATCTGA